One Arthrobacter sp. StoSoilB19 DNA window includes the following coding sequences:
- a CDS encoding nucleoside hydrolase: protein MPAYLLDVDTGIDDALALAYLAALPDTEIVAVTASPGNVDADQVARNTLALLELCGRSGVQVAVGARQPLSIPLLTTPETHGPQGIGYAVLPEPAGRLCDRDAVDLWIEHARARPGELTALITAPLTNFALALRKEPELPNLLAKAVIMGGAFYHQGNTTPTAEWNTHVDPHAAKEVYAAYRGWPLEKLPIVCSLDTTERIELHPAHVTALARAAGAGVPELLLPEQPEGRRSTSDNTLIRHLSDALRFYFEFHRLYDQGYLAHVHDFFAAGVAAGTLEYTARTATVDVETDSPLLAGTTVADFRGLWGTPPNARIVATNNPEQAFRELVSAIGSLARRVG from the coding sequence GTGCCCGCCTACCTCCTGGATGTTGACACCGGGATCGACGACGCCCTGGCCCTTGCCTACCTGGCCGCCCTCCCGGACACGGAGATCGTGGCGGTCACGGCCTCTCCCGGCAACGTGGACGCGGACCAGGTTGCCCGCAACACCCTGGCCCTGCTGGAACTGTGCGGCAGGTCCGGGGTCCAGGTGGCGGTTGGTGCCCGCCAGCCCCTGTCCATCCCGCTGCTCACCACCCCTGAGACCCACGGACCGCAAGGGATCGGGTACGCCGTGCTGCCCGAACCCGCCGGGCGGCTCTGCGACCGGGACGCCGTGGACCTCTGGATCGAACATGCCAGGGCCAGGCCAGGCGAGCTCACCGCGCTCATCACCGCACCGCTGACCAACTTCGCCCTGGCCCTGCGCAAGGAACCGGAACTGCCCAACCTCCTGGCCAAGGCAGTAATCATGGGCGGCGCCTTCTACCACCAGGGCAACACCACCCCCACCGCCGAGTGGAACACGCACGTGGATCCGCACGCCGCCAAGGAGGTCTACGCCGCGTACCGGGGATGGCCGCTGGAGAAACTCCCCATCGTCTGCTCCCTTGACACCACCGAACGCATTGAACTGCACCCGGCCCACGTCACGGCACTGGCCCGGGCCGCGGGTGCCGGCGTTCCCGAACTGCTGCTCCCGGAACAGCCGGAAGGGCGGCGCAGCACCTCCGACAACACCCTCATCAGGCACCTTTCAGATGCCCTGCGGTTCTACTTTGAATTCCACCGGCTCTACGACCAGGGATACCTGGCCCACGTCCACGACTTCTTTGCCGCAGGAGTCGCGGCAGGCACGCTCGAGTACACGGCGCGGACCGCCACCGTGGACGTCGAAACGGATTCGCCGCTCCTGGCGGGAACCACTGTGGCCGACTTCCGCGGGCTCTGGGGCACACCCCCAAACGCCAGGATTGTCGCCACCAACAACCCGGAGCAGGCGTTCCGCGAACTCGTGTCCGCCATCGGAAGCCTGGCCCGCCGGGTTGGCTGA
- a CDS encoding DUF402 domain-containing protein, giving the protein MRDEDELKYPGPAGESGPVLHTTTTRVPNGLKPGQLVVSRNRKWNGKAHWVVPGRYLGEDRHGWWIFQGTNEFCSRPGAAFYTRSDAVLLVPREGDWVATFYDSAHPAGVRVYIDLAVGHEWTHIRPAVTEFHVIDMDLDVIRTADRGVFIDDQDEFAEHSVSMRYPQQLIEDIQAAADGLYHAVKAQQAPFDGTDVEWFTEGRK; this is encoded by the coding sequence GTGAGGGACGAGGACGAGCTGAAGTATCCCGGCCCCGCCGGGGAGTCCGGACCGGTCCTGCACACCACCACCACGCGCGTTCCCAACGGTCTAAAGCCGGGACAGCTGGTGGTCTCCCGGAACCGGAAGTGGAACGGCAAGGCCCACTGGGTGGTGCCGGGCCGGTACCTGGGCGAAGACCGGCACGGGTGGTGGATCTTCCAGGGCACCAACGAGTTCTGCTCCCGCCCCGGCGCCGCTTTCTACACGCGCTCCGACGCCGTCCTGCTGGTGCCGCGCGAGGGTGACTGGGTGGCCACGTTCTACGACTCCGCGCATCCGGCGGGAGTACGGGTCTACATCGACCTGGCGGTGGGCCACGAATGGACACACATCCGGCCGGCGGTGACCGAGTTCCACGTGATCGACATGGACCTGGACGTCATCCGGACGGCTGACCGCGGCGTCTTCATCGACGACCAGGACGAGTTCGCCGAACACAGCGTCTCCATGCGCTACCCGCAGCAACTGATTGAGGACATCCAAGCCGCAGCGGACGGGCTTTACCACGCCGTGAAGGCACAGCAGGCGCCATTCGACGGCACCGACGTCGAATGGTTTACAGAAGGACGTAAATGA
- the dxs gene encoding 1-deoxy-D-xylulose-5-phosphate synthase, with protein MGILDTIRNPQDLNELTEEQLEQLASEIREFLITNVSQTGGHLGPNLGVVELTLAVHRIFESPRDSIVFDTGHQSYVHKLLTGRQDFSTLRQEGGLSGYPARAESEHDIVESSHASSSLSWADGISRARQLTGEGDRHVVAIVGDGALTGGMAWEAINNIAADKKRRVVIVVNDNGRSYAPTVGGFADYLASLRPTIDSFRAAPAYEGALDWWKKKLQNGGPVGQFTYKSLHAMKKGIKDWWAPQGMFEDLGMKYIGPVDGHNLQAMEHALSTARNYGGPVIVHAMTEKGHGYAPARAHEADQFHAVGIIDPETGEPTGSGGAQSWTSVFADEIAAIADEREDIVGITGAMLIPVGLHKFAAKHPERVIDVGIAEQHALTAAAGMAFGGLHPVVAVYATFLNRAFDQLLMDVALHKAGVTIVLDRAGVTGPDGASHHGMWDMAMVQIVPGLHLAAPRDATRLREELREAVAISDAPSVVRFSKGSVGPAVEALERLSDGVDILARRPSGSTENDVLIVSVGAMSELALDVSNRLGAQGISTTVVDPRWVLPVRHSIIALASHHRLVICIEDGVRAGGVGSRIRQEMRAAGVDTALNEVGLPVEFLEHGTRNQVLERVGLTAQQITHDVVAQVLGTKVPFARPLPGQQHPTTGSLPIL; from the coding sequence TTGGGAATCTTGGACACCATCCGGAATCCGCAGGACCTGAACGAGTTGACCGAGGAACAGCTGGAACAGCTGGCCTCGGAGATCAGGGAATTCCTGATCACTAACGTTTCCCAGACGGGCGGCCACCTCGGACCCAACCTCGGCGTCGTGGAGCTGACGCTGGCCGTGCACCGCATTTTCGAATCGCCCCGCGACAGCATCGTCTTCGACACGGGCCACCAGTCCTACGTCCATAAGCTGCTGACCGGACGCCAGGACTTCAGCACCCTTCGCCAGGAAGGCGGACTCTCCGGCTACCCCGCGCGGGCCGAATCGGAGCACGACATCGTCGAAAGCTCCCACGCATCCTCCTCCCTGTCCTGGGCCGACGGCATCTCCCGCGCCCGCCAGCTCACGGGAGAAGGCGACAGGCACGTCGTCGCCATCGTGGGCGACGGCGCCCTCACCGGAGGGATGGCCTGGGAAGCCATCAACAACATCGCCGCGGACAAGAAGCGCCGCGTCGTCATCGTGGTCAACGACAACGGCCGCTCCTACGCACCCACCGTCGGCGGATTCGCCGACTACCTTGCCTCCCTGCGCCCCACCATCGACTCCTTCCGCGCCGCGCCGGCGTATGAGGGCGCACTGGACTGGTGGAAGAAGAAGCTCCAGAACGGTGGCCCGGTGGGCCAGTTCACCTACAAGAGCCTGCATGCCATGAAGAAGGGCATCAAGGACTGGTGGGCCCCGCAGGGCATGTTCGAGGACCTGGGCATGAAATACATCGGTCCGGTGGACGGGCACAACCTCCAGGCCATGGAACACGCGCTCTCCACCGCCAGGAACTACGGCGGCCCCGTCATCGTCCACGCCATGACGGAGAAGGGCCACGGCTACGCTCCTGCCCGGGCCCATGAAGCAGACCAGTTCCACGCCGTCGGCATCATCGACCCCGAGACCGGCGAACCAACCGGCAGTGGGGGCGCCCAGTCCTGGACCTCCGTCTTCGCCGATGAGATCGCCGCCATCGCCGACGAGCGCGAGGACATTGTCGGCATCACCGGCGCCATGCTGATCCCGGTGGGCCTGCACAAATTTGCGGCCAAGCACCCCGAGCGCGTGATCGACGTCGGGATCGCCGAACAGCATGCGCTCACCGCGGCCGCCGGCATGGCCTTTGGCGGGCTGCATCCGGTGGTTGCCGTCTATGCCACTTTCCTGAACCGTGCCTTCGACCAACTGCTGATGGACGTGGCCCTGCACAAGGCAGGCGTCACCATTGTCCTGGACCGTGCAGGGGTCACCGGCCCGGACGGCGCCAGCCACCACGGCATGTGGGACATGGCCATGGTCCAGATCGTCCCCGGCCTCCACCTGGCAGCGCCCCGCGACGCCACCCGGCTCCGGGAGGAACTGCGCGAAGCGGTGGCCATCAGCGACGCCCCCAGCGTGGTCCGCTTCTCCAAGGGCTCCGTTGGTCCGGCGGTCGAGGCGCTGGAGCGGTTGAGCGACGGCGTGGACATCCTTGCCCGCCGCCCCTCCGGCTCCACCGAGAACGACGTCCTGATCGTCAGCGTCGGCGCGATGTCCGAGCTGGCCCTCGACGTTTCCAACCGGCTCGGGGCGCAGGGCATCAGCACCACCGTAGTGGATCCGCGCTGGGTCCTCCCGGTCCGTCATTCCATCATCGCGCTGGCCTCGCACCACCGGCTGGTGATCTGCATCGAAGACGGCGTCCGCGCCGGTGGCGTGGGATCGCGCATCCGGCAGGAGATGCGGGCGGCAGGCGTGGACACCGCCCTGAACGAGGTTGGCCTGCCCGTCGAGTTCCTGGAGCATGGCACCCGCAACCAGGTGCTGGAGCGCGTTGGGCTGACCGCCCAGCAGATCACTCACGACGTCGTTGCGCAGGTCCTGGGAACCAAGGTTCCGTTTGCGCGGCCCCTGCCCGGGCAGCAGCACCCCACCACCGGCAGCCTCCCGATCCTGTGA
- a CDS encoding energy-coupling factor transporter transmembrane component T, with protein sequence MTASSAGRTAAPARRERLNPLTSLTAAAATAAITTAAGTWPLSLAVVAACLGLSVAGGTARRVLPAAAAVLVPLGLSLLWLHGLFFPEGRTVLAEWGPARITQEGLAFAGQRFLQLAAVVLALLLFSFSVRVPDLVAALSARGVQGRFAFVLASTLTLLPAIAARAQRIRQAQESRGLVVSRSLVSRLGAFRLQAVPLVLSLIDDAGTRAAALEARGLSNTGPRTSYREVADSGRQRTVRIVLVLAALAAVVLRVVQAGAGG encoded by the coding sequence GTGACGGCATCATCGGCAGGCAGGACGGCAGCGCCGGCCAGGCGGGAACGCCTTAACCCGCTGACGTCGCTGACGGCTGCCGCGGCCACGGCGGCCATTACGACGGCGGCCGGCACCTGGCCGTTGTCCCTCGCCGTGGTTGCCGCCTGCCTTGGCCTGTCCGTGGCGGGCGGCACGGCCCGGCGGGTGCTCCCGGCGGCTGCGGCAGTCCTGGTCCCGCTTGGCCTGTCGCTGCTGTGGCTGCACGGACTGTTCTTCCCGGAGGGCAGGACCGTCCTGGCAGAGTGGGGACCTGCCCGTATCACCCAGGAGGGCCTGGCCTTCGCCGGGCAGCGGTTCCTGCAGCTGGCGGCCGTGGTCCTGGCCCTCCTGCTGTTCTCCTTCAGCGTCCGCGTGCCCGACCTCGTGGCGGCCTTGTCCGCCCGCGGCGTACAGGGCCGGTTCGCCTTCGTACTGGCGTCCACCCTGACCCTGCTGCCGGCCATCGCCGCCCGGGCGCAGCGTATCCGGCAGGCCCAGGAATCACGCGGCCTGGTGGTCTCCCGCAGCCTGGTGTCCAGGTTGGGCGCGTTCCGGCTGCAGGCCGTTCCGCTGGTCCTCTCCCTGATCGATGATGCCGGCACCCGTGCTGCCGCCCTGGAAGCCCGGGGACTCAGCAACACCGGGCCGCGGACCAGCTACCGCGAGGTGGCTGATTCCGGCCGGCAGCGGACAGTACGCATCGTGCTGGTGCTCGCTGCCCTGGCGGCAGTGGTTCTCCGGGTAGTGCAGGCGGGCGCAGGTGGCTGA
- a CDS encoding aldo/keto reductase gives MTSYRRVGKSGLTVSTVGLGCNNLGRANTATETQDATDAVVHAAVDAGITLFDVADTYGREPGLSETMLGKALGNKRSGVVLATKFGMDMKGGSGPDFGARGSRRYIIQAVEASLRRLGTDWIDLYQFHTPDPLTPIDETLAALDTLVRSGKVRYIGHSNRSGWQIAQAEYVARELGTARFISTQNHYNLLDRRAELEVTPAAEEFGLGVLPYFPLANGLLTGKYSPGHAPEGSRLSHTRTNMVDDADWDQLGRFSAFAKERGLTEIEVAFSWLAAQPSVASVIAGATRPEQVRQNAEAANWVPTPEDLADLEGIFPAVPKVALF, from the coding sequence TTGACCAGTTACCGCCGCGTTGGAAAATCCGGCCTGACCGTCTCCACCGTGGGCCTTGGCTGCAACAACCTTGGCCGCGCCAATACCGCCACCGAGACGCAGGACGCCACGGACGCCGTCGTCCACGCAGCGGTGGATGCCGGCATCACCCTCTTCGACGTTGCCGACACCTATGGGCGGGAGCCCGGATTGAGCGAAACCATGCTCGGCAAGGCTCTCGGAAACAAGCGCTCCGGCGTCGTCCTGGCCACCAAGTTCGGCATGGACATGAAGGGCGGCAGCGGGCCGGACTTCGGCGCCCGCGGGTCGCGGCGCTACATCATCCAGGCGGTGGAGGCCTCGCTGCGGCGCCTCGGCACGGACTGGATCGACCTCTACCAGTTCCACACCCCGGATCCGCTGACCCCCATCGATGAGACCCTCGCGGCGCTGGACACCCTGGTCCGCAGCGGCAAGGTCCGCTACATCGGCCACTCCAACCGTTCCGGCTGGCAGATCGCCCAGGCGGAGTACGTGGCCCGCGAACTGGGCACGGCCCGCTTCATCTCCACCCAGAACCACTACAACCTCCTGGACCGCCGTGCCGAGCTTGAGGTGACGCCCGCCGCGGAGGAGTTCGGGCTCGGTGTCCTGCCGTACTTCCCGCTGGCCAACGGACTCCTCACCGGCAAGTACTCACCGGGCCATGCCCCGGAGGGGTCCCGGCTCAGCCACACCCGCACCAACATGGTGGACGACGCCGACTGGGACCAGTTGGGCCGGTTCAGCGCCTTCGCGAAGGAACGCGGGCTGACCGAAATCGAGGTGGCCTTCTCCTGGCTTGCCGCCCAGCCCTCGGTGGCCAGCGTCATCGCCGGGGCCACCAGGCCGGAGCAGGTCAGGCAGAACGCGGAAGCGGCGAACTGGGTCCCCACGCCCGAAGACCTGGCTGACCTGGAGGGGATCTTCCCGGCAGTGCCCAAGGTCGCGCTCTTCTAG
- a CDS encoding aconitate hydratase, which produces MSTVDSFGSKGKLNVAGTEYEIFRLNSVEGAEALPFSLKVLLENLLRTEDGANITADHVRALAGWDPNAEPDTEIQFTPARVIMQDFTGVPCVVDLATMREAVKELGGDPKRVNPLAPAEMVIDHSVQIDAFGNSGALERNMEIEYQRNGERYQFLRWGQTAFDDFKVVPPGTGIVHQVNIEYLARTVMTREVGGVLRAYPDTCVGTDSHTTMVNGLGVLGWGVGGIEAEAAMLGQPVSMLIPRVVGFKLSGSIPAGATATDVVLTITEMLRKHGVVGKFVEFYGEGVAAVPLANRATIGNMSPEFGSTAAMFPIDDVTLDYLRLTGRSEQNVALVEAYAKEQGLWHDASRDIKFSEYLELDLSTVVPSIAGPKRPQDRIELTEAKDEFRHDLKNYVSHDANAGTLDESLEESFPASDAPSFTSGGTHVSDTDREPPKYSAAHGGAGRITSPVPVKMADGREFELDHGAVTIASITSCTNTSNPSVMLAAAVLARNAVEKGLTAKPWVKTSVAPGSKVVTDYYEKSGLTPYLEKLGFYIVGYGCATCIGNSGPLEPEISEAIQANDLAVSAVLSGNRNFEGRINPDVKMNYLASPPLVIAYALAGSMDFDFETDALGKDEAGNDVFLKDIWPNPVEVQQVIDSSIDKEMFAKGYEGVFDGDDRWKALDTPAGDTFAWDPNSTYVRKPPYFEGMQATPEPVKDITGARVLLKLGDSVTTDHISPAGSFKSDTPAGQYLLANGVERKDFNSYGSRRGNHEVMIRGTFANIRIKNQLLDGVEGGFTRDFTQADGPQAYVYDAAQNYQAAGTPLVVLAGKEYGSGSSRDWAAKGTALLGVKAVIAESYERIHRSNLIGMGVLPLQFPAGENAASLGLTGTETFSVEGVTALNEGTTPKTLKITATAEDGSSKSFDAVLRIDTPGEADYYRNGGILQYVLRQISAN; this is translated from the coding sequence ATGAGCACTGTGGACAGCTTCGGTTCAAAAGGCAAACTTAATGTAGCCGGAACCGAATACGAAATTTTCCGGTTGAACTCCGTTGAAGGTGCAGAAGCCCTTCCGTTCAGCCTCAAGGTATTGCTTGAAAACCTGCTGAGGACCGAGGACGGCGCGAACATCACTGCCGATCACGTTCGCGCTTTGGCAGGCTGGGATCCGAATGCGGAGCCCGATACAGAAATCCAGTTCACGCCGGCACGCGTGATCATGCAGGACTTCACCGGCGTTCCCTGCGTGGTTGACCTGGCGACGATGCGTGAAGCCGTCAAGGAACTGGGCGGCGACCCCAAGCGGGTCAACCCGCTGGCGCCGGCCGAGATGGTCATCGACCACTCGGTCCAGATCGATGCCTTCGGCAACTCCGGCGCGCTGGAGCGCAACATGGAGATCGAATACCAGCGCAACGGTGAGCGCTACCAGTTCCTGCGCTGGGGCCAGACCGCGTTCGACGACTTCAAGGTGGTTCCCCCGGGAACCGGCATTGTGCACCAGGTCAACATCGAGTACCTGGCCCGCACCGTCATGACCCGCGAAGTGGGCGGCGTCCTGCGCGCCTACCCTGACACCTGCGTAGGCACCGACTCCCACACCACCATGGTCAACGGCCTGGGCGTGCTGGGCTGGGGCGTGGGCGGCATCGAAGCCGAGGCCGCCATGCTCGGCCAGCCCGTCTCCATGCTGATCCCGCGCGTTGTGGGTTTCAAGCTCAGCGGCAGCATCCCCGCCGGCGCCACCGCAACCGACGTAGTGCTGACCATCACCGAGATGCTCCGCAAGCACGGCGTGGTGGGCAAGTTCGTGGAGTTCTACGGCGAGGGTGTCGCAGCGGTGCCGCTGGCCAACCGCGCCACCATCGGCAACATGAGCCCGGAATTCGGCTCCACGGCTGCCATGTTCCCGATCGACGACGTCACCCTGGACTACCTGCGCCTCACCGGCCGCTCCGAGCAGAACGTCGCCCTCGTGGAGGCGTACGCGAAGGAACAGGGCCTGTGGCACGACGCGTCGCGCGACATCAAGTTCTCCGAGTACCTGGAACTGGACCTGTCCACCGTTGTCCCGTCCATTGCAGGCCCCAAGCGCCCGCAGGACCGCATCGAGTTGACCGAGGCCAAGGACGAGTTCCGCCACGACCTCAAGAACTACGTGTCCCATGACGCCAACGCGGGCACCCTGGACGAGTCCCTCGAAGAGAGCTTCCCGGCCTCCGACGCCCCGTCCTTCACCTCCGGCGGAACCCACGTCTCCGACACCGACCGCGAACCGCCGAAGTACTCGGCGGCCCACGGCGGCGCCGGGCGGATCACCAGCCCGGTTCCCGTGAAGATGGCTGACGGACGCGAGTTCGAGCTGGACCACGGCGCGGTCACCATCGCGTCCATCACGTCCTGCACCAACACGTCCAACCCCTCGGTCATGCTGGCCGCCGCCGTCCTGGCGCGCAACGCCGTCGAAAAGGGCCTCACCGCCAAGCCGTGGGTCAAGACCTCAGTCGCCCCGGGTTCGAAGGTTGTCACCGACTACTACGAAAAGTCCGGCCTGACCCCCTACCTGGAGAAGCTCGGCTTCTACATCGTGGGCTACGGCTGCGCCACCTGCATCGGCAACTCCGGCCCGCTGGAACCCGAGATCTCCGAGGCCATCCAGGCCAACGACCTCGCCGTCAGCGCCGTCCTGTCGGGCAACCGCAACTTCGAAGGCCGGATCAACCCGGACGTCAAGATGAACTACCTGGCGTCCCCGCCGCTGGTCATCGCCTACGCCCTGGCCGGTTCCATGGACTTCGACTTCGAGACCGACGCGCTCGGCAAGGACGAGGCCGGCAACGACGTCTTCCTGAAGGACATCTGGCCCAACCCCGTAGAGGTCCAGCAGGTCATCGATTCCTCGATCGACAAGGAAATGTTCGCCAAGGGCTACGAGGGCGTCTTCGACGGCGACGACCGCTGGAAGGCACTGGACACCCCGGCTGGCGACACCTTCGCCTGGGATCCGAACTCCACCTACGTCCGGAAGCCCCCGTACTTCGAGGGCATGCAGGCGACGCCGGAACCGGTCAAGGACATCACCGGCGCCCGCGTGCTGCTGAAGCTCGGCGACTCCGTCACCACCGACCACATCTCACCGGCCGGTTCGTTCAAGTCCGACACCCCCGCCGGCCAGTACCTGCTGGCCAACGGCGTGGAGCGCAAGGACTTCAACTCCTACGGCTCGCGCCGTGGCAACCACGAGGTGATGATCCGCGGTACGTTCGCGAACATCCGCATCAAGAACCAGCTCCTGGACGGTGTTGAGGGTGGCTTCACCCGCGACTTCACCCAGGCTGACGGCCCGCAGGCCTACGTCTACGACGCCGCGCAGAACTACCAGGCAGCCGGCACCCCGCTGGTGGTCCTGGCCGGCAAGGAGTACGGCTCCGGTTCGTCCCGTGACTGGGCCGCCAAGGGTACCGCCCTGCTGGGTGTCAAGGCTGTCATCGCCGAAAGCTACGAGCGCATCCACCGCTCCAACCTGATCGGCATGGGCGTCCTGCCGCTGCAGTTCCCGGCCGGGGAGAACGCTGCCAGCCTGGGCCTGACCGGCACGGAAACCTTCTCGGTGGAGGGCGTCACTGCCCTGAACGAGGGCACCACGCCCAAGACCCTGAAGATCACCGCCACCGCCGAGGACGGCTCCTCGAAGTCGTTCGACGCCGTCCTGCGCATCGATACGCCGGGTGAAGCGGACTACTACCGCAACGGCGGCATCCTGCAGTACGTGCTGCGCCAGATCTCCGCCAACTAG
- a CDS encoding TRAM domain-containing protein, producing the protein MTARTSTAAPQAPDAAGHAGEEAVLDVGPVAHGGHCVARHEGRVIFVRHAIPGEKVRVRLTDAADDAKFWRADVIEVLEASPDRVEHFWHPADSRRAWGHGHPPVGGAEFGHMTLARQRSLKADVLAEQLTRLAGFEQLPAAWAGSVEAVGEKYDGGTGLGWRTRASFSVTPGGRLGMHAHRSSQIIPVREMPLASGAINALRLWDLDLQGIERVEVAAPANASRPLVLLAPAPGTKDKRLRAIAAEVAGDVSVAAFDALTGDVTQLRGRTWVQESAEGHDFRVTGEGFWQIHRDAPGTLVGAVTEFLRHGDFLHPGAVVADLYAGAGLFTAVLADAVGETGSVLSVEGAPGASRDARKNLHSAPQVEVVQGRVERVLRQKPRNFDALVLDPPRAGAGKAVVGQLVASQPRAIAYVSCDPASFARDLGYFRRSGWDLAGLRAFDLYPHTHHLETVALLAPAP; encoded by the coding sequence GTGACCGCAAGAACTTCAACAGCCGCGCCGCAGGCACCGGACGCTGCCGGGCATGCAGGCGAAGAGGCGGTCCTCGACGTCGGGCCCGTGGCCCATGGCGGGCACTGTGTTGCGCGGCATGAGGGCAGGGTCATCTTTGTCCGGCACGCCATCCCGGGAGAGAAAGTCCGGGTCCGGCTGACCGATGCAGCGGACGACGCCAAGTTTTGGCGGGCGGACGTCATCGAGGTGCTCGAGGCTTCCCCCGACCGGGTGGAGCACTTTTGGCATCCTGCGGATTCCCGCCGGGCATGGGGCCACGGCCACCCGCCTGTGGGGGGTGCGGAGTTCGGGCACATGACACTGGCCCGGCAGCGCAGCCTCAAGGCGGATGTCCTGGCCGAACAGCTCACTCGGCTGGCCGGCTTTGAGCAACTGCCCGCCGCCTGGGCGGGCAGCGTGGAGGCGGTAGGGGAAAAGTACGACGGCGGCACCGGCCTTGGGTGGCGCACACGGGCCAGCTTTTCGGTCACCCCCGGCGGCAGGCTGGGAATGCACGCTCACCGTTCCAGCCAGATCATCCCGGTGCGGGAGATGCCCCTGGCCAGCGGCGCCATCAACGCGCTGCGCTTGTGGGACTTGGACCTCCAGGGCATCGAGCGGGTTGAGGTGGCCGCTCCGGCCAACGCTTCCCGGCCCCTGGTGCTCCTTGCGCCCGCGCCCGGGACAAAGGACAAACGGCTGAGGGCAATTGCTGCGGAAGTGGCGGGGGACGTTTCCGTGGCGGCCTTTGATGCGCTGACCGGTGACGTGACACAGCTCCGCGGCCGGACCTGGGTGCAGGAGTCCGCCGAGGGACACGATTTCCGCGTTACCGGAGAGGGCTTCTGGCAGATCCACCGCGACGCGCCCGGGACACTTGTGGGGGCTGTCACAGAATTCCTCCGGCATGGAGACTTCCTCCACCCCGGAGCCGTGGTGGCCGACCTCTACGCAGGAGCCGGGCTCTTCACCGCTGTCCTGGCCGACGCCGTGGGGGAGACCGGGTCCGTGCTCTCGGTCGAAGGGGCGCCCGGCGCCAGCCGCGACGCCCGGAAAAACCTGCACTCCGCGCCGCAGGTGGAGGTGGTCCAGGGCCGCGTGGAACGGGTCCTGCGCCAGAAGCCGCGGAATTTCGACGCCCTGGTCCTTGACCCGCCCAGGGCCGGAGCCGGGAAAGCCGTCGTCGGCCAACTCGTTGCCTCGCAGCCCCGGGCCATTGCCTACGTGTCCTGCGACCCGGCGTCGTTCGCCCGTGACCTGGGTTACTTCCGCCGCTCAGGGTGGGACCTCGCCGGCCTCCGGGCCTTCGACCTGTACCCCCACACCCACCACCTTGAGACCGTGGCACTGCTGGCTCCGGCTCCGTGA